Proteins from one Bacteroides zhangwenhongii genomic window:
- a CDS encoding DNA cytosine methyltransferase: protein MYNSIEICAGAGGQALGLEMAGFSHVALVEYEKDYCECLKRNRQEWNIFCKDVHHFDGKPYYGQIDLLAGGVPCPPFSVAGKQLGADDERDLFPQMLRLVQEINPRIVMIENVRGILSSKFNAYREQVLQTLKKLGYSTHLQLLNASDYGVPQLRPRVIIIGIRRDLTDVFMFPEKIPEKTLSVGETLYDLMSANGWRAAEEWRRTANKIAPTLVGGSKKHGGPDLGPTRARKAWAELGVDGRGVANDVPDADFVGMPRLTPEMLARLQGFPDSWDFGKRKTIACRMIGNAFPPPVAMKIGLQIKKVLDYERTYCRSEKKISQRAVI, encoded by the coding sequence ATGTATAATTCCATAGAAATATGTGCAGGTGCAGGCGGTCAAGCATTAGGACTTGAGATGGCGGGATTCTCTCATGTTGCATTGGTCGAATATGAAAAAGACTATTGCGAATGTCTGAAACGCAATCGGCAGGAATGGAATATTTTCTGTAAGGATGTGCATCATTTTGATGGTAAGCCTTACTACGGGCAGATAGATTTGCTAGCAGGAGGCGTACCTTGCCCTCCGTTTAGTGTTGCAGGCAAACAACTGGGAGCTGATGATGAGCGTGACCTTTTTCCTCAGATGCTCCGACTTGTGCAGGAAATTAATCCACGTATCGTTATGATAGAAAATGTCCGTGGAATTTTAAGCTCTAAGTTTAATGCTTATCGGGAACAGGTACTTCAAACGTTGAAAAAATTAGGCTACAGTACACATCTTCAATTATTAAATGCTTCTGATTATGGTGTTCCTCAGCTACGGCCACGAGTAATCATTATTGGAATACGAAGAGATCTGACAGATGTCTTCATGTTTCCCGAAAAGATACCAGAGAAAACACTGTCTGTAGGTGAGACTTTATATGACTTGATGTCAGCCAATGGTTGGAGAGCTGCCGAAGAATGGAGGCGGACAGCTAATAAAATAGCTCCCACTCTGGTAGGCGGAAGTAAAAAACACGGAGGTCCAGACTTGGGTCCGACAAGAGCACGTAAGGCGTGGGCAGAGCTTGGTGTAGACGGTCGGGGAGTAGCTAATGACGTTCCTGACGCAGACTTCGTGGGAATGCCACGATTGACTCCGGAAATGCTTGCAAGACTTCAGGGATTCCCCGATAGTTGGGATTTTGGCAAGCGTAAGACGATTGCCTGTCGGATGATCGGCAATGCTTTCCCTCCTCCTGTTGCTATGAAAATAGGATTGCAAATCAAAAAAGTATTGGATTATGAACGCACTTATTGCAGAAGCGAGAAAAAAATATCACAAAGAGCTGTTATCTAG
- a CDS encoding oxaloacetate decarboxylase gives MKKEIKFSLVYRDMWQSSGKYQPRVDQLVRIAPLIVEMGCFARVETNGGAFEQVNLLYGENPNKAVRAFTAPFREAGIQTHMLDRGLNALRMYPVPADVRKLMYKVKHAQGVDITRIFCGLNETRNIIPSIKYALEAGMIPQATLCITYSPVHTVEYYTRIADQLIEAGAPEICLKDMAGIGRPGMLGQLVRTIKERHPDVLIQYHGHSGPGLSMASILEVCENGADIIDVAMEPMSWGKVHPDIISVQAMLKDLGFRVPDINMKAYMKARAMTQEFIDDFLGYFMDPTNKYMSSLLLKCGLPGGMMGSMMADLKGVHSGINMILRSKNEPELSLDDLLVMLFDEVEYVWPKLGYPPLVTPFSQYVKNVALMNLMQLVKGEERWTMIDNHTWDMILGKSGRLPGTLAPEIVELAKSKGYEFVDTDPQLNYPDALDDYRKEMNENGWEYGEDDEELFELAMHDRQYRDYKSGVAKKRFEEDLQRAKDAAMVKTGYSEEEIKKLKRAKADPVIAPDNGQVLWEVSVEGPSIAPFIGRKYQHDEVFCYLSTPWGEYEKILTGFTGRVVEICAQQGATVRKGDVIGYILRSDIFA, from the coding sequence ATGAAAAAGGAAATCAAATTCAGTCTTGTTTATCGGGATATGTGGCAGTCTTCCGGTAAGTATCAACCTCGCGTTGACCAGCTTGTACGTATAGCTCCATTGATTGTTGAAATGGGTTGTTTTGCAAGAGTTGAAACGAATGGAGGTGCTTTTGAGCAAGTGAATCTGTTGTACGGTGAAAATCCTAATAAAGCCGTCCGTGCTTTTACCGCACCTTTTAGAGAAGCGGGCATTCAAACGCACATGCTCGATCGCGGATTGAATGCGTTGCGTATGTATCCGGTTCCGGCAGATGTGCGTAAATTGATGTATAAAGTCAAGCATGCGCAAGGAGTAGATATCACACGTATCTTCTGCGGACTGAATGAGACGAGAAACATAATTCCTTCCATCAAGTATGCTCTGGAAGCGGGCATGATTCCGCAGGCAACCCTTTGCATTACATATTCTCCGGTACATACTGTTGAGTATTATACACGAATAGCCGATCAGCTGATTGAAGCCGGTGCACCTGAGATTTGTTTGAAAGACATGGCGGGTATCGGTCGTCCCGGTATGTTGGGCCAACTGGTCAGGACCATTAAGGAAAGACATCCGGATGTACTGATACAATATCATGGTCATAGCGGACCGGGATTGTCTATGGCATCTATCCTCGAAGTTTGTGAGAATGGTGCGGATATCATTGATGTGGCTATGGAGCCCATGTCTTGGGGTAAAGTGCATCCGGACATCATTTCGGTACAGGCGATGTTGAAAGACTTAGGTTTCCGAGTTCCCGATATTAATATGAAAGCGTATATGAAGGCCCGTGCCATGACACAGGAATTTATAGATGATTTTCTGGGCTACTTCATGGATCCTACCAACAAATATATGTCTTCCCTCCTTTTGAAATGCGGTTTGCCGGGTGGCATGATGGGTTCTATGATGGCAGACCTGAAAGGGGTACATTCCGGAATCAATATGATATTGAGGAGTAAGAACGAACCGGAACTTAGTCTTGACGACCTGCTCGTAATGCTTTTCGATGAGGTGGAATATGTATGGCCCAAGTTGGGCTATCCTCCTTTGGTGACTCCTTTCAGCCAGTATGTGAAGAATGTTGCACTGATGAATCTTATGCAGTTGGTAAAAGGAGAAGAACGCTGGACAATGATAGATAACCATACTTGGGATATGATTCTAGGTAAGAGTGGACGTCTGCCGGGCACGCTTGCTCCGGAGATTGTAGAACTGGCTAAATCGAAAGGATATGAGTTTGTCGATACTGATCCTCAGTTGAACTATCCGGATGCTTTGGATGACTACCGCAAGGAAATGAATGAGAATGGCTGGGAGTATGGAGAAGATGATGAAGAACTTTTCGAGCTGGCCATGCACGACCGACAGTATCGTGATTATAAATCGGGTGTTGCCAAAAAACGTTTTGAAGAAGACCTGCAACGTGCCAAAGATGCGGCGATGGTGAAGACCGGTTATTCAGAGGAAGAAATAAAGAAATTGAAGCGTGCCAAAGCAGACCCGGTTATCGCTCCCGACAACGGACAGGTGCTTTGGGAAGTTTCCGTAGAAGGACCGTCCATTGCCCCGTTCATCGGACGTAAATATCAGCACGATGAAGTATTCTGTTACCTATCCACTCCGTGGGGAGAATACGAGAAGATTCTGACCGGATTTACCGGACGTGTGGTGGAAATATGCGCACAGCAGGGCGCTACTGTACGTAAGGGAGATGTTATCGGCTATATTCTACGGAGCGATATCTTTGCGTGA